The Streptomyces nigra genome includes the window CGTCGGCAACCCGGCGAACACCAACGCGCTGATCGCCCAGGCCGCCGCCCCGGACGTGCCGGCCGAGCGCTTCACCGCGATGACCCGCCTGGACCACAACCGCGCGCTGACCCAGCTCGCGAAGAAGACGGGCTCGACGGTCGCCGACATCAAGCGGCTCACCATCTGGGGCAACCACTCCGCCACCCAGTACCCGGACATCTTCCACGCCACGATCGCCGGCAAGAACGCCGCCGAGGTCGTCAACGACGAGAAGTGGCTGGCCGAGGACTTCATTCCGACCGTCGCCAAGCGCGGTGCCGCGATCATCGAGGCCCGCGGTGCCTCGTCGGCCGCCTCCGCCGCCAACGCCGCCATCGACCACGTGTACTCCTGGGTCAACGGCACCGCCGAGGGCGACTGGGTCTCCATGGGCATCCCGTCGGACGGCTCCTACGGCGTCCCCGAGGGCCTCATCTCCTCCTTCCCGGTCACCGTGAAGGACGGCACGTACGAGATCGTCCAGGGCCTGGAGATCAACGAGTTCTCCCGCACCCGGATCGACGCCTCCGTCAAGGAGCTCGAGGAGGAGCGCGAGGCGGTCCGCGCCCTCGGCCTGATCTGACGGTCCGACCCCGAGGGGTCCGACCCGACTCACCACCACCGGTCCCCGGACGGCGACAGCCGTCCGGGGACCGGTGCGTTCGGGGTTGCGCGGGAAACGTGAGGGCCGGGGGTGAGACGTCGGCTTCAGGTGACTGGTGTCACAGCGGTGTCCTATGCTGGTCGATCCTGGCCTGCTCAACTCCCTTGCTCCGCCACACAGTTGATCCATGGCCATGGATTCACGGACAGGAACGACTGCTTTGCGTCGGGGGGACGATCCATGACCCAGCCGCAGCTCCCGCCCCAGCGGGCGCCGGAGCCGAGAACCGGAGAACGCCGTCCGGTCGATCCGGCGCGGAGCGAGGCGTGCCGGCTGCTGTGCGCGGGGACGTATCTGCACGTCGGCTACCGGGACGCGGTGATCGACGAGCTGTATGTGCACCGTGAGCGGTTCGCCGCCCCCTCCTACGGTTTCGACGCGGCCCGGGTTCTCGCGCACGCCCTGCGCGCCCGCCGTCAGGAAGTGGCCTGGGCGGCCGGCATGGCCGGCCTGTGGGTGGTCGCGGCGGTCCTCACCAAGTGGCTGATCGTGATGGTGGTCTTTCCGATCCTCCTGATCGCGCTGGG containing:
- a CDS encoding malate dehydrogenase — protein: MTRTPVNVTVTGAAGQIGYALLFRIASGQLLGADVPVKLRLLEITPALKAAEGTAMELDDCAFPLLQGIDITDDPNVAFDGANVGLLVGARPRTKGMERGDLLEANGGIFKPQGKAINDHAADDVRILVVGNPANTNALIAQAAAPDVPAERFTAMTRLDHNRALTQLAKKTGSTVADIKRLTIWGNHSATQYPDIFHATIAGKNAAEVVNDEKWLAEDFIPTVAKRGAAIIEARGASSAASAANAAIDHVYSWVNGTAEGDWVSMGIPSDGSYGVPEGLISSFPVTVKDGTYEIVQGLEINEFSRTRIDASVKELEEEREAVRALGLI